The sequence AATGTGTATGTGGTCAAAAGTGTTAGGATGGTTATGTAATGTCCTCCCTTTTTCTTTGATCACCATTACTATCCTAAGCCACATAAAATAAAGGTTTACAGACACTATATTTATAGTAACTTGGGTGTCTGAGCCCAGCATGTCCTAAATGATCCTCAATTATGATAATCTGGCATCGAGCCACAACCTGCAGTCTGAACTGCACAATACTGCATGCTCTGATTCCCGGCTGCTGAGTGATATTACAAAAGCTAAACCGTATCGGGCAATCCTTGTGGTGGGAGAGCAGAATCTCTCATTTTGAAATCTTCCTCCCTTTCTCAATGTGTTTCGGGCGTGAATCATAGCCAGCTTTAATCTAATATTCTGATGCTGACGTATGTGCTCTTTTTTCGTACCTCTGCAATGCTGGTAGATTCCTCTTATCCCCCATTTGGAATCCTTAACTCCTCCCTCACGCAAGCACACTATTTTTGGTAGGCACTATAATTCCTCCCCACTTGCTCTGACGcactctctcacagacacacatccGCGGACGCACACACCGTTGCCGCCCCACTGACCTATTTTACAGCATAGCGTTGGACCCAGTGCGCGCACGCACCGTGTTTACGGAGCAGCCGATTTCTAGGTCAGTGGGACACACACGCGCAACGTCCACCGCCCTCCCCGTGCTCTCATTTACGTTCCTGTGGAAAAACGGTCATGCATGGACGATACTTTGGGCTTTCATGTTTTCTGGAAAGATGCAGTCCCCACAATGCTGTGTGCCTAACCCCAATAAACAAAGTAACccacacatttaaaaatacaaagtaATACTCACTCATGTGGTTGAAGATAAGGGACAATTCAATCAGGCTTAAACAAAACAGGCATAGGCAAAATTGTGTTTGCGTTTGAGAACAATGGGCTGTTTGTGTTGGACTTTTTTGTTCCTCTTCCTCTTTTTTGCCGTTGAAGTGAACTATCAGAATGCTGGGTGTTGAGGTTGTGTTTTAGCGATGGTGCAATAGCTGTGTGTGATTATGTAACATGAACTCACGACGAGCTAACAAATCAAGGGCAAAGTCCTAATAGTTTAAGTTCAGTAACAAAAAGAGGTTATTGAGGTTATCTACTGCAGAATGAAGCACAAATCTTAACAAAACGGGATCATAAAAAATAGCACGtaaaaaagtcatttaaaaagagAGTTATATACATTACATACttctttttaataaacaaaaatgtccttatttaaattgtcaataaattatttttggaTCACAAATAAATGATATAAAGAGAATGAAGGTTATCCCGGATATTCGGCACCTTTGGTTCCCTGCAGTCCTGGCAGTCAGTCAGGTGTCTCTGATTATATGACAGTGCAGTATCTTACACAATAAGTGTCCTACTGCAGCACGGCATGTTCTCCTACTCCCTGAGCTACACTACTCTACTGACCTACATTTCTCTAGAGCTCATAGGACAGAGAAAAAACAGAACATTTCAGTTGCTGCCAAGATTGGAAATGGAACACTGGTTGTTTCCGAATTACTACAAGAGAATAAATTTCGCTAATGCATAATTTGACATTCGTCCATGGTATTTATCATCAAAGCTGCAAATTTTGGATAGGAATTGAAAGGAAAAGGTCTTCACAAAACCCTCATATTAAAAGTTAAAACATTCTAGTTTAAGGGATTTAAATTACTTCTAAACTGCGCAACATGAAATACGGTAAATACAAATAGATTTCAAAGCAATATACTATTCATAATAACTAATCAGACTTACTTCATTAATTCATGTTACCTTTAACTCTGTGATGTAGTTGTTTTTGTTCATTCTTGTGGACACATTTCAGTAAACACATCCTGTTTCATTGTCTTTACAGATCTGTTCAAAAGAGACTGGGATAAACCATTGAGCTGAGACGGATCTAATGAAAGATCAACATCTTTTGGGGGTGATTGAAAAGTAAGATTTCCCAGAAGAAATCCCGGCCTATACTACCACGTCACCCATCAAGAACAAGGAGCTTTGCCAAGTCAACAAATTTGCATTGTCTAAAATCTGAGAGAACTGGAAGCAAgctaaacaacaaaaaaagaagtcTATCCCTTTTCTGGGACTGAAAAAAACTTGGAAAACACTAATCCAATGACGGTTGTTTTTGTTGCCTTCCATCTTTTTCTTATCTTTTTGACCAATCTGGACACTTGAAAGGTTTGAAGACTGGATCGAGTTGGAGGAAATAACCATCAATTAGAAATAGGTACGTTTCCTCTTTAGAGGAAAAAAACAGAATACGTCATTGCACAATACTGGCAAttaagtgtgtttttgaagTTAATCAGAAACACATACTCTTCAGTATTACAACTTTAAATTTCAATGTCCACTGCGTGCCAGTTATACAAACTGGCCTCAATAGGAACATAATGGAAAGCCTAAATCTTCCTACCCAAAATAACAGTGCCAGCTTGGACACATTAGAAACGTACTCAAACTACAGTGAGAGTTTACCATCACCTCAAATTGCCAGTCCTCCCCGTCAAGGCCGACTAATAAAACCAAAACCTAACACCTCCTGTCGACGGAAGCGGGAGTTCATCTCAGATGAGAAAAAAGATGCATCTTACTGGGAAAAACGACGCAAGAATAATGAGGCTGCAAAGAGGTCGAGGGAGAAACGCCGGCTCAATGATATGGTGCTGGAGAACAGGGTAATAGCACTGAATGAGGAAAATGTGCGGCTGAAGACAGAACTCCTGCAATTGAAATTGAGATTTGGACTCATAAGCTCTGCCTCTTACATGGAAAAGACCCAACAGATCAGCAGTGGTAGTGAGGCAGCGACTAATGGAGCTAATGGTTCAGGAGCAACTTCCGGAAATCCATATTACTCAAGCAGTGGATACTCTAGTGCTTCTCAGGTCATGATGAATTCTGATTCCTCAGAGGCTGAGCAGCCGTCCAGGAGTGAACGCCACACAACGTTATCCAAGTACTCCCCCCGTGGGTCACTCTCCGACATGTCTGATGGATCTTCACGGGACAGTCCTGAACCTATAAACTTTGACATCAAACACGAGAGCTCTGGAATGGACATTAACAGGCTTGAGGCAAGTGTTCTTAATGGCATGTTCAATGGCCATCAAAATCTCGGACGATTGGAGACTCACCAATCTCAAGAAATGGATCAGCAAGAAGGCATCAACAACCCAGCCCCACCATCTGCCACGCCTCAAAGAAGTGTCATCCTCTTTCGTTCTGGAAGCAGCTCCTATCCTATTGAGAGCCAAAGGGTTGAGGACATGGAACAACAGGTGGCATCCCAAACACAACAGAATGGGCAAATCACCCATTTTAGTCAAACAGGGTGTGGTCTACAAATAAGACCTGATGGTTTAGAGACTCTTTCAGAGGTAGCACAACAGCTGGCCAGGAGGTCTTTGGATTCACCAAGCTATGAATTCACTAACGGTAAGGCAGATGCTGGGGAGAGCAGGCGGTTTGTCATACAGCAACAAGACCTGAGTGTTCAAGGACAATGCAGAAATCAGGTTCAAGACAGCACCTCAAATTCGTTTGCCCCAGATTTGCTCAGTGAGGCAGGAAAAGCCCTTGTATGCCAACGGTCCAATCCCTACCTCGGCAGTCTGAACGAGGAGCCACCAGAGCTAACGTTTGAAGGTTGCCCAAGAGCAGATGGCTTCTAC is a genomic window of Pseudorasbora parva isolate DD20220531a chromosome 12, ASM2467924v1, whole genome shotgun sequence containing:
- the nfil3-5 gene encoding nuclear factor, interleukin 3 regulated, member 5 codes for the protein MESLNLPTQNNSASLDTLETYSNYSESLPSPQIASPPRQGRLIKPKPNTSCRRKREFISDEKKDASYWEKRRKNNEAAKRSREKRRLNDMVLENRVIALNEENVRLKTELLQLKLRFGLISSASYMEKTQQISSGSEAATNGANGSGATSGNPYYSSSGYSSASQVMMNSDSSEAEQPSRSERHTTLSKYSPRGSLSDMSDGSSRDSPEPINFDIKHESSGMDINRLEASVLNGMFNGHQNLGRLETHQSQEMDQQEGINNPAPPSATPQRSVILFRSGSSSYPIESQRVEDMEQQVASQTQQNGQITHFSQTGCGLQIRPDGLETLSEVAQQLARRSLDSPSYEFTNGKADAGESRRFVIQQQDLSVQGQCRNQVQDSTSNSFAPDLLSEAGKALVCQRSNPYLGSLNEEPPELTFEGCPRADGFYQEHSSSGKDTSSSDGDPRSSDKEASTDDESPSSSSSDTGGFHAIHQSASSPTMVISDSYQYGDNQGEMKGTALPHKLRLKYRALSNGGSQDFPATTAATSPDSALPQHPYLALAQVHQQQGSSSGSKEGESETADELCTQHYPSREKQEGWKESGKRSSGGRGSRNKKRD